From one Deinococcus detaillensis genomic stretch:
- a CDS encoding MFS transporter, whose translation MSSAALASTPPKSLALLGLSAFLLLGLIYPVLGPALPRLSEQFELRATGAALLLSFNSAGAFLGVVLTGVISGRLSPQRRSLIAVLVLAFSSVALAFAPSFVLALAAVLALGFGFGMLDLTMNVWISTSYGGRSAAVLNLLSASFGVGAVLAPLAVGLAGGNFRVPLLCCAAFAAALLVPLLLTPSRTLITPAALTAAPATQQSRWLLGGFVVLFLLYVAVESGVGAWEVTHLKATLPLSTAQAAQLSALFWVSFTLGRLISAPLALRLAPAPLMIAALSLAALSLALASVPAFAALAYTLTGLFLAPVFTTGLVWLTRVMPGGAAPTFVFAGSFLGPVLFSPLIGTLRDAFGPVAIPLTLLGITLAALSLVVGLSRRLSA comes from the coding sequence ATGTCATCGGCTGCCCTCGCCTCCACTCCTCCAAAAAGTCTGGCCCTGCTCGGCCTCAGCGCCTTTTTGCTGCTGGGCCTGATTTACCCGGTGCTCGGCCCAGCGCTGCCGCGACTCAGCGAGCAGTTCGAGTTGCGGGCAACCGGCGCGGCCCTGCTGCTCAGCTTCAACTCGGCGGGCGCATTTTTAGGGGTGGTGCTCACGGGAGTGATTTCAGGGCGGCTCTCGCCTCAGCGCCGCTCACTGATCGCCGTGCTGGTTCTGGCGTTCAGCAGCGTGGCGCTGGCTTTCGCGCCGAGCTTCGTGCTGGCGCTGGCAGCGGTTTTGGCGCTGGGGTTTGGCTTCGGGATGCTGGATTTGACCATGAACGTCTGGATTTCCACCAGTTACGGGGGGCGCAGCGCGGCCGTACTGAACTTGCTGAGCGCCAGCTTCGGCGTAGGCGCGGTGCTGGCTCCGCTGGCAGTGGGCCTAGCGGGGGGCAATTTCCGCGTGCCGCTGCTGTGCTGCGCCGCGTTTGCCGCCGCCTTGCTGGTGCCGCTCCTGCTGACACCTTCCCGCACCCTGATAACGCCCGCCGCGCTCACGGCTGCGCCCGCGACTCAACAGTCCCGCTGGCTGCTGGGCGGCTTCGTGGTGCTGTTCTTGCTGTACGTGGCGGTGGAAAGCGGAGTGGGGGCCTGGGAAGTCACCCACCTGAAAGCCACCTTGCCGCTCAGCACCGCGCAGGCCGCTCAGCTTTCGGCTCTCTTCTGGGTCAGCTTCACGCTGGGGCGGCTGATTTCCGCGCCGCTGGCCCTGCGGCTGGCCCCCGCGCCGCTGATGATCGCCGCGCTGAGTCTGGCCGCGCTCAGCTTGGCGCTGGCCAGCGTTCCGGCGTTCGCGGCGCTGGCTTACACCCTCACCGGCCTGTTTCTGGCTCCGGTCTTCACGACGGGCTTGGTGTGGCTCACCCGCGTGATGCCGGGCGGAGCCGCGCCGACCTTCGTGTTTGCCGGATCGTTCCTCGGCCCGGTGCTGTTCTCACCGCTAATCGGCACGCTGCGCGACGCTTTTGGCCCCGTCGCCATTCCGCTGACCTTGCTGGGCATCACTTTGGCGGCGCTGTCCCTAGTGGTGGGCCTCAGCCGCCGCTTGAGCGCTTAG
- a CDS encoding ABC transporter ATP-binding protein, with the protein MIPPVTLPLLARLKTFASYYRPYRRILILDLLCAFVVAGIALIFPLCAGYVTRTVLGEAGLGETGPQALADLTRVGVFMLGLVALHLICNTFVDYQGHVMGTRMEGDMRRDLFQHLQSLPFGFYDSQRTGQLMSRLTNDLYNIGELAHHFPEDLLIALLKFVGVFVILASINLNLTLLLFAFLPLMAAYAVFFNIRMNAAMMRSRARIADVNAQAEDTLAGIRVVQSFTGEATEQRRFDAENARFVDSRRAEYRAEAYFYQGMTAFSQLMLIAVLSFGGLASVRGALRLDELVTYLLCVGLLLEPVSRLVNIARLLQEGVTGFERFLELMAVSPSIRDAPQALEIRDVRGEITFQHVTFRYGPDQPPALQGINLSIQAGEFVALVGASGVGKSTLCALIPRFYEVSEGQILLDGTPITDLKLEFLRRQIGVVQQDVYLFAGNVLDNIRYGRPNACEAEIREAARQAGAHDFIAALPNGYHTDIGQRGVKLSGGQKQRLSIARVFLKDPPVLIFDEATSALDNESEALVQESLERLAQRRTTLVIAHRLSTVRNAGRILVLTEDGLTEQGTHAELMAQGGVYARLQATGLRL; encoded by the coding sequence ATGATTCCGCCCGTCACGCTACCGCTACTGGCCCGGCTGAAAACCTTTGCCTCGTATTACCGCCCTTACCGCCGCATCCTGATTCTGGATTTGCTGTGTGCCTTCGTGGTGGCGGGTATCGCCCTGATCTTTCCGCTGTGCGCTGGGTACGTGACCCGCACCGTACTGGGAGAGGCTGGGCTGGGTGAAACTGGCCCGCAGGCGCTGGCCGACCTGACCCGCGTGGGCGTCTTTATGCTGGGGCTGGTGGCGCTCCATCTGATCTGTAATACTTTCGTGGATTACCAGGGGCACGTCATGGGCACGCGCATGGAAGGCGACATGCGGCGTGATTTGTTCCAGCATCTACAGTCGCTGCCCTTCGGTTTTTACGACTCGCAGCGTACCGGGCAACTGATGAGCCGCCTCACCAACGACTTGTACAACATCGGCGAACTGGCACACCACTTTCCAGAAGACCTGCTAATTGCGCTGCTGAAATTTGTGGGCGTATTCGTCATTCTCGCGAGCATCAATCTCAACCTGACGCTGCTGCTGTTCGCCTTCTTGCCACTCATGGCGGCCTACGCGGTCTTCTTCAACATTCGCATGAACGCCGCCATGATGCGGAGCCGGGCGCGGATTGCCGACGTGAATGCGCAGGCCGAAGACACCTTGGCAGGCATCCGCGTGGTGCAGTCCTTTACCGGAGAGGCCACCGAACAGCGCCGTTTTGACGCCGAGAACGCCCGCTTCGTGGACAGCCGCCGAGCCGAATACCGCGCCGAAGCGTATTTCTATCAGGGCATGACCGCCTTCTCGCAACTGATGCTGATTGCCGTGCTGTCTTTCGGCGGCCTCGCCAGCGTGCGCGGGGCGCTGCGGCTGGATGAACTGGTGACGTATCTGCTGTGCGTGGGCCTGCTGCTGGAGCCCGTCTCGCGGCTGGTCAACATCGCCCGGCTGCTTCAGGAAGGGGTCACGGGCTTTGAGCGTTTTCTGGAATTGATGGCGGTTAGCCCCAGCATTCGGGACGCGCCGCAAGCACTAGAAATCAGGGACGTGCGCGGCGAGATCACCTTCCAGCACGTCACCTTTCGCTACGGCCCTGACCAGCCGCCCGCGCTACAGGGCATCAACCTGAGTATTCAGGCGGGTGAGTTCGTGGCGCTGGTAGGCGCGTCCGGGGTGGGCAAGAGTACCCTCTGCGCCCTGATTCCGCGCTTTTACGAGGTCAGCGAAGGGCAGATTTTGCTGGACGGCACACCGATCACTGATCTGAAATTGGAGTTCCTGCGGCGGCAGATCGGTGTGGTCCAGCAGGACGTGTACCTGTTCGCCGGAAACGTGCTGGACAATATCCGCTATGGACGCCCCAATGCCTGCGAAGCCGAGATCCGGGAAGCCGCGCGGCAAGCCGGGGCGCACGATTTCATTGCGGCGCTGCCAAATGGCTACCACACCGACATCGGTCAGCGCGGCGTGAAACTGTCCGGTGGGCAAAAGCAGCGCCTGAGCATCGCGCGGGTGTTCCTCAAAGACCCGCCCGTGCTGATCTTCGACGAGGCCACCAGCGCCTTAGACAACGAATCCGAAGCGCTGGTGCAGGAATCGCTGGAGCGTCTGGCTCAGCGGCGCACCACACTGGTCATCGCGCACCGCCTGTCCACTGTACGGAATGCCGGACGAATCCTCGTGCTGACCGAGGACGGCCTGACCGAACAGGGTACCCACGCCGAATTGATGGCTCAAGGCGGCGTCTACGCCCGCTTGCAGGCAACAGGACTGCGGCTCTAG
- a CDS encoding acyltransferase, which translates to MTWLKPLLTPAGAESAYTAFFADLEAKLSDPATSRPELVRELLAELMYGRSYAALEADAPMAALNLDSRNVTFESEYYMATDDAKFQRVKPLLWLWKSVDLTPLGHNPLFGIPLRRILAGYIFKSVGRDFKCWQNVEFSVGYNMEVGDDVVIHRNVLLDDIGGIELHDGASVSDYVNIYSHTHSVLDGPDVTLRKTVIGRGARLTYHSTILAGSVVSDDAILATHALLRGDIEPHGIAMGLPAKTTRLKIREAGPVEGIDSRTFAPEPARKANPQFPEPTPNQTKRVEEAEEVLLSPRMGFVAGKR; encoded by the coding sequence ATGACCTGGCTCAAACCGCTCCTCACCCCCGCAGGCGCTGAGAGCGCTTACACGGCTTTCTTCGCTGACTTGGAAGCCAAACTCAGTGACCCGGCCACCTCGCGCCCGGAATTGGTGCGCGAACTGCTGGCCGAGCTGATGTATGGCCGCTCCTACGCCGCCCTAGAAGCCGACGCGCCGATGGCCGCTCTCAATCTCGATTCGCGCAACGTCACTTTTGAATCTGAGTACTACATGGCCACCGACGACGCCAAATTTCAGCGGGTCAAGCCGCTGCTGTGGCTGTGGAAAAGCGTTGACCTGACGCCGTTGGGCCACAATCCTCTGTTCGGCATTCCGCTGCGGCGCATTCTGGCAGGCTACATTTTCAAATCCGTCGGGCGCGACTTCAAGTGCTGGCAGAATGTGGAATTCTCGGTGGGCTACAACATGGAAGTCGGTGACGATGTGGTCATTCACCGCAACGTGCTGCTCGACGACATCGGCGGCATCGAGCTGCATGACGGCGCGTCGGTCAGCGATTACGTCAACATCTACAGCCACACCCACTCGGTGCTCGACGGCCCCGACGTGACCCTGCGCAAAACGGTGATCGGGCGCGGCGCACGGCTGACCTACCACTCCACCATTTTGGCCGGAAGCGTGGTCAGCGACGACGCCATACTGGCGACCCACGCCCTGCTGCGCGGCGACATCGAGCCGCACGGCATTGCGATGGGGCTGCCCGCCAAAACCACCCGCCTCAAAATTCGGGAAGCGGGGCCAGTGGAGGGCATCGATTCGCGCACCTTCGCGCCTGAGCCCGCCCGCAAAGCCAACCCTCAGTTTCCAGAGCCGACGCCCAACCAAACCAAGCGGGTAGAAGAAGCAGAGGAAGTGCTGTTGTCGCCAAGAATGGGTTTTGTGGCGGGCAAACGCTAA